Proteins encoded in a region of the Chryseobacterium piperi genome:
- a CDS encoding thioredoxin family protein: protein MKKLSITAFLMLSTLIFSQETKITPDVKDSRDKALLVKADHAELEAKKKAAEEKAKLPKPYNPKADAQKDIEKLIAQAKKENKNIMIQAGGNWCIWCLRFIQFVQTTPELKQIVDKNYLYYHLNYSPDNKNDKVFAKYINIKEQQFYPFFIILDSNGKKIHIQQSEVLEDGKGYSKEKVKEFLEKGKVL from the coding sequence ATGAAAAAATTGTCAATAACAGCTTTCCTGATGCTAAGTACTCTTATTTTTTCTCAGGAAACAAAAATAACTCCTGATGTTAAGGATTCAAGAGATAAAGCGTTGTTGGTAAAGGCTGACCATGCAGAATTGGAGGCTAAGAAGAAAGCCGCTGAAGAAAAAGCCAAATTACCTAAACCTTATAATCCTAAAGCTGATGCCCAGAAAGATATCGAGAAACTGATTGCACAAGCTAAGAAGGAAAATAAAAATATCATGATTCAGGCTGGTGGAAACTGGTGTATCTGGTGTCTTAGGTTTATTCAGTTTGTACAGACTACCCCTGAACTGAAGCAGATTGTTGATAAAAACTATCTGTATTATCATCTTAATTATTCTCCTGATAATAAGAATGATAAAGTTTTTGCAAAATATATTAATATAAAGGAGCAACAGTTTTACCCATTCTTTATAATATTGGATAGTAATGGAAAGAAAATCCATATTCAACAAAGTGAAGTATTAGAAGATGGGAAAGGGTATAGTAAAGAAAAAGTAAAAGAATTTTTAGAAAAAGGAAAAGTTCTTTAA
- a CDS encoding bacteriocin-like protein → MKNLKKLSRENLRIIIGGKSCAASCSDGSIVYVSSCTSCVQYEGGAACYDANGRGGSMHVSTCD, encoded by the coding sequence ATGAAAAATTTAAAAAAATTATCCCGAGAAAATTTACGAATAATCATCGGAGGAAAGTCTTGTGCAGCATCATGTTCTGATGGCTCCATAGTTTATGTAAGCTCTTGTACTTCATGTGTCCAATATGAAGGAGGCGCCGCTTGTTATGACGCTAACGGAAGAGGAGGCTCTATGCATGTTTCAACATGCGATTAA